The following proteins are co-located in the Macadamia integrifolia cultivar HAES 741 chromosome 3, SCU_Mint_v3, whole genome shotgun sequence genome:
- the LOC122074691 gene encoding subtilisin-like protease SBT1.7, with translation MLRFRFWFSLLMLFFLLLGLFISVSVAAVGKPKLDKRTYIVHMAKSEMPESFVEHTEWYASNLKSVSESAEMLYTYNTVIHGFSTRLTDQEAKSLEGLPGIVAVLPQVRYELHTTRTPEFLGLDKNQGMLPQSASASEVIVGVLDTGVWPESHSFDDKGLGPVPSSWKGVCEEGTHFNASSCNRKLIGARFFSKGYESTLGPIDETKESKSPRDDDGHGTHTSTTAAGSVVEGASLFGYAYGVARGMASNARVAVYKVCWIGGCFSTDIMAGMDQAIKDGVNVLSMSLGGGTADYFRDSIAMGSFAATERGIFVSCSAGNAGPSSYSLSNVAPWITTVGAGTLDRDFPAYVMLGNGKNYTGVSLYSGTPLSNSQLPLIYAGNASNTSSGNLCMTGTLIPSKVAGKIVLCDRGVNPRVQKGAVVKDAGGAGMILSNTAANGEELVADAHLLPATTVGEKAGNMIKEYLTSDSNPTSTIAFGGTKVGIQPSPVVAAFSSRGPNPITQEILKPDLIAPGVNILAGWTGAVGPTGLAADTRRVGFNIISGTSMSCPHVSGLAALLKAAKPDWSPAAIRSALMTTGYTTYKTGATIEDLSTGKAATPFDFGAGHVDPVSALDPGLVYDLTVEDYLGFLCALNYTDNQMLLVAKRNFTCDTGKKYSVTDLNYPSFGVLLPTAIDGGGGGSASGPTVVKHTRTLTNVGSPATYKVSISSETQSVKMSVQPASLTFSAPNEKKMYTVTFTATSMPSGTNSFGRIEWSDGKHIVGSPIAFSWT, from the coding sequence ATGTTgaggtttcggttttggttttctcTCCTgatgcttttttttcttctcctgggTCTCTTCATCAGTGTCTCTGTAGCTGCAGTGGGTAAGCCCAAGCTGGATAAGAGGACCTACATCGTTCACATGGCCAAGTCTGAAATGCCGGAGAGCTTTGTGGAGCATACAGAATGGTATGCATCGAATCTGAAATCAGTGTCGGAATCAGCAGAAATGCTATACACATACAACACCGTCATCCATGGCTTCTCCACTCGGCTCACTGACCAAGAGGCGAAGTCACTCGAGGGCTTACCTGGGATCGTCGCCGTCTTACCTCAAGTGAGATACGAGCTTCACACTACTCGAACTCCCGAGTTTCTGGGTCTCGACAAGAACCAGGGGATGTTGCCCCAATCTGCCTCCGCGAGCGAAGTGATAGTCGGAGTTCTTGACACTGGTGTCTGGCCCGAAAGCCATAGCTTCGACGACAAGGGACTCGGCCCTGTTCCGAGTAGTTGGAAAGGCGTGTGCGAGGAAGGTACTCACTTTAACGCCTCTAGCTGTAACCGGAAACTGATCGGCGCAAGATTTTTCTCCAAAGGCTACGAATCAACACTGGGTCCTATTGACGAAACCAAAGAATCGAAATCGCCGAGGGACGACGACGGCCACGGCACCCACACGTCGACCACGGCGGCCGGATCAGTCGTGGAAGGCGCGAGCCTCTTCGGGTATGCCTATGGGGTGGCTCGAGGCATGGCTTCAAATGCAAGAGTTGCTGTCTACAAGGTGTGCTGGATAGGAGGTTGTTTCAGTACAGACATTATGGCTGGCATGGACCAAGCCATTAAAGATGGGGTGAACGTCTTGTCCATGTCGCTTGGCGGTGGGACGGCCGATTACTTCAGAGACAGTATTGCCATGGGATCTTTCGCTGCGACGGAGAGAGGGATTTTCGTGTCTTGCTCCGCTGGAAACGCCGGCCCTTCTTCCTACAGCTTGTCCAACGTCGCCCCTTGGATAACCACTGTTGGTGCTGGAACCTTGGACCGTGACTTCCCTGCTTATGTTATGCTCGGCAACGGGAAAAACTACACTGGAGTTTCTCTCTACAGTGGAACCCCATTATCTAATTCGCAACTCCCACTTATTTACGCCGGCAACGCCAGCAACACTTCCAGCGGGAATTTGTGCATGACGGGGACCTTGATACCGTCCAAAGTAGCCGGAAAAATCGTTTTGTGCGATCGAGGGGTCAATCCCAGGGTTCAGAAAGGAGCCGTTGTAAAAGACGCTGGTGGCGCAGGGATGATTCTGTCGAACACGGCTGCAAACGGAGAAGAGCTGGTGGCCGATGCTCATCTCCTCCCGGCGACAACTGTGGGTGAGAAGGCCGGCAATATGATAAAGGAGTATCTCACCTCGGATTCCAATCCGACTTCCACGATTGCTTTCGGAGGCACGAAAGTTGGGATTCAACCGTCACCGGTGGTGGCAGCGTTCAGCTCGAGAGGACCGAACCCTATCACCCAGGAGATACTCAAACCGGACCTGATCGCACCAGGTGTCAACATCCTGGCTGGCTGGACTGGTGCAGTAGGACCCACTGGCCTAGCTGCCGATACAAGACGCGTTGGATTCAACATCATATCAGGTACATCGATGTCGTGCCCACACGTGAGTGGTCTCGCAGCGCTCTTGAAGGCGGCGAAACCCGATTGGAGTCCCGCAGCTATCCGGTCGGCGCTGATGACAACAGGTTACACCACCTATAAAACTGGCGCAACTATCGAAGACCTCTCTACAGGGAAAGCAGCTACCCCGTTTGATTTCGGAGCAGGACACGTGGATCCGGTTTCAGCCCTTGATCCTGGCCTCGTCTATGACCTCACCGTCGAGGATTACCTTGGCTTCCTCTGCGCTTTAAACTACACCGATAATCAGATGTTGCTGGTAGCGAAGAGGAACTTCACGTGCGATACAGGCAAGAAGTATAGCGTCACTGATCTTAACTACCCTTCTTTCGGTGTCCTTCTCCCGACAGCCATTgatggtggtggcggtggcagTGCTAGTGGGCCAACCGTCGTTAAGCATACAAGGACGCTGACGAATGTGGGAAGCCCTGCAACGTATAAGGTGTCGATATCTTCAGAGACGCAGTCGGTGAAGATGTCCGTTCAGCCTGCATCTTTGACTTTCAGTGCACCAAATGAGAAAAAGATGTACACAGTGACGTTCACTGCAACTTCAATGCCGTCAGGGACGAACAGCTTTGGTCGTATTGAATGGTCCGACGGGAAGCACATCGTCGGTAGCCCTATAGCATTTAGTTGGACGTGA